DNA from Comamonas serinivorans:
TCGGTGAACTTCTCGCCGATCTGGCCCGCAGCAGCCGGGTCTTTGTCGGTGAACTCCACCTCACCCGAAAACGCCACCATGGCGTGAATCTTCTGGTAGCCAGGCTTTTCACGGTTGTCCGATATGTACTTATCGAAACACTGCATGTAGCGCACCGCCTCCTTGCGCGAGCTGGTCACCACCATGGCCTTGGCCTGCCCGCCCAGCAAGCCCATCACGTTGTCCTTGAAGTGCTCCACGATCACCATCACCTTCTGCGCAATGTTGTGATCATGCAGGCGCACCCATTGGTTCAGCTTGACCTTGGCGCGCTTGCTTTCCACCTCTGCATCGGCGTCCTGCACCTTCAGGGCCAGCTTGTAAGCCACCTTGTAGTTGGTGTAGTTCTTCAGCACGTCGAGGATGAAGCCCTCCTCAATCGCTTGGCGCATGCTGTACACGTGGAACGCTGCGGGCTTGTTGGTGGCGGAAGGCACCTCGTTCGGGCGCGGCACGCGGCCAAACAGCTCCAGCGTCTTGGCCTTGGGCGTGGCGGTAAAAGCAAAGTAGCTCAGGTTGCCCGATGCGCGGCGCGACGCCACCGTGGCGGCAATGATGTCGTCGCTGTCCAGTTCGGCAGCCTCATCTCCCGCTTCACCGGCTTCCTTCATCAGCACCTCTTTGAGCTGCCGCGCCGTGGAGCCGCTTTGCGACGAATGCGCCTCGTCCGCAATGATGGCGTAGCAGCGCTGTTTCAGGCTCACGCTGTTTTCAATCGCCTTCAACACAAACGGAAAGGTCTGGATGGTGACGATGATGATGGGCTGGGCCGACTCCAAAGCCGCGGCTAGCTTTTCAGACTTGGAACCATCGCCCTCTTTGTTGTTGATGCGCCCCACCACACCATCGGTGTGCTCAAACTGGTAGATCGTGTCTTGCAGCTGCGCATCCAGTACCGTGCGGTCGGTCACCACAATCACCGAGTCAAACTGCTTTTTGCCGTCAGCCTTGTACAGCGCCGAAAGCTGGTGCGCCACCCAGGCAATGGAGTTGGACTTGCCCGAACCCGCGCTGTGCTGAATCAGGTATTTCTGCCCCGGCCCCTCGGTGCGCGCCGCTGCGAGCAGCTTCCCCACCACGTCCCACTGGTGGTAGCGCGGGAAGATCAGGCTTTCCTTCTTGTACTTGCGGCCTTCCCAGTCTTCCTTGTCCTCAATCTGCAGGTGCACAAAGCGGGCCAGGATGTTGAGCAGGTTGTGCGGCAGCAGCACCTCGTTCCACAGGTAATCGGTGGCGTAGCGGTTGATGTCGTCAGGCACATCGTTGCCCGCACCGCCGTCCGCCGTGCCTTTGTTGAAGGGCAGAAAGTACGTGCCCTCCCCCTCCAGCTTGGTGGCCATGTGCACCTCGTACTGGCTCACCGCAAAATGCACCAGCGCCCCGCGCTTGAAGGTCAGCAGCGGCTCCGGCTTCTTGGCCACCGGGTCCACCGGCAGGCGCGTGGTTTTGTACTGCCGCACTGCCCGGTCCACCGCCTGCTTGAACTCGCTTTTCAGCTCCAGCGTGGCCACCGGCACGCCGTTGACGAACAGCACCAGGTCAATGCGCCACGCCTTGGCCTTGGCTCCTGTCTCCGCTAAACAGGCATCGGTACACCATGGGCTGTACACCAGCTCCGGCACCACACGCAGGCGGTTTTTGGCGTAGCGGGCCAGCGTGTCCGGGTTCAGGTTGTGCTCGGGCTTGAACTGGCACAGCGACAAGCGCGCATTGCGGTCGCGCAGTTCGTGGCGCAGCACCCCCAACGTGCCAAAGGTGCGGCTGTCTTTGTGCGTGGCGTTCGGGTCGGCCTTGCCCAGTTGCGCCGCAATCAGTTGCAAAAACTTCTGCTCCGCATCCTTGGGGTGGTTGGCGCAAAACCTTTGCCACTGCGCGTCTTGCGTCTCTTGCACAAAGCCCAGCGCATCCTCCGGGTACAGGGCCAGTTCACGGTGGTAATTGTCTGGCGAGCCCAGCAACCAGCCATTAGCGAGCAGCTGGCGAATGATGTCGTCTTGAAAGATGCGTTCGGTGGCTGGGTCGCTCATGGCTGGGGGCTAGAGCGTGTTATGAACTTTGATCGATGAAGAAATTGCCGCAGGTAGAGTGCGGCGATGCCCCGCAAGCCCTACCCGACGGACATCAGCGATGAAGAATGGAGCTTCGCTGCACCGTATCTGACGTTGATGGACCAACACGCCCCACAGCGTGAACACGACCTGCGCGAAGTCTTCAACGCGCTACGCTGGCTGGTCCGGGCAGGTGCTCCGTGGCGCATGCTGCCCAATGACCTGCCGCCGTGGGAGGCTGTGTATCAACAAAGCCGCCGGTGGCTGGACGCCGGCTGTTTCGAGGCGATGGTGTCGGACCTGCGGTCCATCATTCGAGTAGCCCAAGGCCGCCAGGGCCAGCCGAGCGCAGCGGTGATGGACGGACGCACCTTGCAGTCGAGCTGCGAGAGCGGCCCGCGCGCAGGCTACGACGGCTACAAGCGCAAGCGAGGCAGCAAAGTCCACATGGCAGTGGACACCCTGGGCCATCTCCTGGCAGTCCATGTCACCCCGGCCGATGAGCAGGAGCGAGTGCAGGTGAA
Protein-coding regions in this window:
- a CDS encoding type I restriction endonuclease subunit R; its protein translation is MSDPATERIFQDDIIRQLLANGWLLGSPDNYHRELALYPEDALGFVQETQDAQWQRFCANHPKDAEQKFLQLIAAQLGKADPNATHKDSRTFGTLGVLRHELRDRNARLSLCQFKPEHNLNPDTLARYAKNRLRVVPELVYSPWCTDACLAETGAKAKAWRIDLVLFVNGVPVATLELKSEFKQAVDRAVRQYKTTRLPVDPVAKKPEPLLTFKRGALVHFAVSQYEVHMATKLEGEGTYFLPFNKGTADGGAGNDVPDDINRYATDYLWNEVLLPHNLLNILARFVHLQIEDKEDWEGRKYKKESLIFPRYHQWDVVGKLLAAARTEGPGQKYLIQHSAGSGKSNSIAWVAHQLSALYKADGKKQFDSVIVVTDRTVLDAQLQDTIYQFEHTDGVVGRINNKEGDGSKSEKLAAALESAQPIIIVTIQTFPFVLKAIENSVSLKQRCYAIIADEAHSSQSGSTARQLKEVLMKEAGEAGDEAAELDSDDIIAATVASRRASGNLSYFAFTATPKAKTLELFGRVPRPNEVPSATNKPAAFHVYSMRQAIEEGFILDVLKNYTNYKVAYKLALKVQDADAEVESKRAKVKLNQWVRLHDHNIAQKVMVIVEHFKDNVMGLLGGQAKAMVVTSSRKEAVRYMQCFDKYISDNREKPGYQKIHAMVAFSGEVEFTDKDPAAAGQIGEKFTETNMNPNLKGRDMRKAFDSDDYQVMIVANKFQTGFDQPKLCAMYVDKKLVGVECVQTLSRLNRTYPNKAETGTYVLDFFNEPDEILAAFQPYYQTAELLDVSDPNLIFALQDKLRAGGIFTWQEVEQFCAAFYVKNKSNAAIANICKPAVQRWQLRYKSAVEAFKIAKDMFERTQKTGDAVLIANAEKSLKECQKEKDALEIFKKDLGTFVRFYEFMSQIVDYDDTDLEKLSLYARSLRPMLRETLLDEDDIDLGNVVLSHYRVAKIRQQNLVLKENSADYKLVPGEGLGTAKPQDKKEEFLSQIIHRLNEVFVTDQLTDKDMVNYAYTIRDKVGENIKVMKQIENNSPEQAMLGDFSKAIDDAIMDSSEAHQNQMMQLLADPSKAANFARIVFDLLVQGNPQNFHRYEK
- a CDS encoding IS5 family transposase; the encoded protein is MPRKPYPTDISDEEWSFAAPYLTLMDQHAPQREHDLREVFNALRWLVRAGAPWRMLPNDLPPWEAVYQQSRRWLDAGCFEAMVSDLRSIIRVAQGRQGQPSAAVMDGRTLQSSCESGPRAGYDGYKRKRGSKVHMAVDTLGHLLAVHVTPADEQERVQVNRLCEAVQQATGHTVETAWADQGYTGANARQAAKDNGIDLQIVKLSEAKKGFVLLPRRWVVERSFGWLARFRRLSRDYERLSEVLSGLHFLVFAVLMLPAAARVLAATGSS